TCATTGAACCATAAATAACTGTAGATTACAATATGATGAGAAATGAGGGCTGAAATGTGAGGAGGTTTCAGACTGTGCAGACTTATGGACGTATCATAGATTTGTACCATTTTTAAATGTGGTTTGTGAAAAGTTCATTACTGCTTTGTAGATTTCCCCTCATTAACATACTGTCTGACCTGCTGACTTACACAGGTCAGCTTCACTGTTTGATTCTGATAGCTGAGCTGACACAGGCTCTGTGATCTGCTGTATTTTGTTAGAAATACTTTGACTCACAGAAAAAGCTGCTCAGCTCTTGTTCTGGACAAATTTGGGAGAGAACCTGCCTCTGTGTGTAacagcgccccctgctgctCTTGATGATAAATGTGCAGATGTTGATTCTTGCTGTGACTGTTGATCCAACTGGAAGTTCTGTGGTTACAGgtccagcttcctcctgtaaAACCTATACTAGTGGGCTGCTGTTACAGACCACCAAGTTCTGATATCCAGTATCTCCAGGTCACATGAACAATGCTGCAGTCAGTCAGTGGAGACCTTAATATTGACTGGTTCTCACATACCTGTATTTAGCCACGTCCCTGCTCAAGATGATTTTGTGTGATCAACTCGACCATAGTAAcagaaaaatacttttaaagaaGGAtcagagtttcttttttttcttgtcaaacatttatcacatttttgtggagctgaatgtgtttgaaaactctttaatttgtttactgccTCATATACCAACTACGACACCTGCTGCACCCTCTCACCTTTGATGGTGTTTGAGGGACAGAAACAATTGAAATGAACATAAACTTAAATGCAACATAAGCATCATGTCAGTGGCTGCCTTATCTGTATGTTTAGGATCATTATCCTCCTGCATTGAACAAAACTGAAGgactgtttgttaacttcagTGAGAACTCTGACATTTCTAAActgaagtttatttttaaagaagaaagtgttaacaagctgatgagcaataaataaaaaagggtTAAACACACAGTATCGCTCTCAAACTGCTCCACTTCCTGGAGTGAAGCACAGCCTGATAACcctccctcttcttcctcctcttaaACACagcacctcctctctgtccaCATGTTTCCTCGTTCCCTCCCCTTCAGATCTGCACTTTGAAGATTGGTGTAACCAACATGTGGTGACGTGTAAGAGCTGACAGGCTCCATTATCTGCAGAAACACATGTTGAGATCAGAGCTCAGACTAGTTTCCGTTATAAGGAAGAGAAACTCACACAGTCACTGACACTGAGAGGAGAAATGGCACAGAAAGGAGTTCAGCTGGACCGAGAAACCTTctcttgttccatctgtttggatctactgaaggatccggtgactacagcctgtggacacagctactgcatgaaCTGTATTCAAGGTTTCTGGGATGAAGAGGACAGGAAgggaatccacagctgccctcagtgcaggaagactttcacaccgaggcctgtcctggagaaaaacatcatgttagcagctttagtggagcagctgaagaagactggactccaagctgctccagctgatcactgctatgctggacctgaagatgtggcctgtgatggcTGCACTGGGAGGAAACGGAAAGCCATCAAGTCCTGTTTAGTCTGTTTAATttcttactgtgagaaacacctccaacctcactatgatgcagctccattaaagaaacacaagctggtggcgccctccaagaagctccaggagaacatctgctctcgtcatgatgaggtgatgaagattttctgtcgtactgatcagcagagtatctgttatctctgcacagtggatgaacataaaggccatgaaacagtcccagctgcagcagaaaggactgagaagcagaaggagctcgaggtgagacgactaaacatccagcagagaatccaggagcgagagaaagatgtgaagctgcttcaacaggaggtggaggccatcaatggctctgctgataaagcagtggaggacagtgagaagatgttcactgagctgatccgtctcatccagaaaagaagctctgatgtgaagcagcaggtcagatcccagcaggaaactgaagtgagtcgagtcaaagagcttcaggagaagctggagcagaagatcgctgagctgaagaggaaagacggcgagctggagcagctctcacacacagaggatcacaaccagtttctacacaactacccctcactgtcagcactcagtgagtctacacactcatccagcatcaatattcgtcctctgaggtactttgaggatgtgacagcagctgtgtcagagaccagagataaactacaggacattctgagagaagaatggacaaacatctcactgacagtcactgaagaggatgttttactgtcaccaccagagccaaagaccagagctggattcttaaaatattcacatgaaatcacactggatccaaacacagcaaacacacatctgttattatctgaggggaacagaaaagtaacattaatgaaacaacaacagtcttattctgatcatccagacagattcactGACTATTCTCAggtcctgagtagagagagtctgactggacgttgttactgggaggtggagtggagaggtGAAGGAGTATTTGTAGCAGTCGCATACAAAAATATCAGCAGAGCAGGGAGCTCAAATAATTGTTTATTTGGATACAATATGAAATCTTGGGCATTATATTGTGACACAAACAGTTATAAATTTTTTCATAACAATATTCTAACTGACCTCTCAGGTCCTCGgtcctccagagtaggagtgtacctggatcacagagcaggtattcggtctttctacagcgtctctgaaaccatgactctcctccacagagtccagaccacattcactcagccgctctatgctggactttGGCTTACACATGGAGATGGAGTCACTGCAGAGTTGATTAAAGTCAAATAGAGAAGACAGGTTCATGTTGATCCCTGACCATTATATGTACTTGTGTAGTTTCTAAATGAGGCTTTACATTTTAGAAGCTGAGAAGTTCAGTGGTCCATTGATGTGTGAAAATAATATTGCACTGATTCAAACTGTACTTACATTTATATACCTTACATCAATATAAATCTGAATTTGTTCTTATGGCTGATAATCATGTGAGTTTAAATGATACTACTCTTCATATTCAGCATGTTTGAAATCTGTCATCAGTCTGGTTAGTGGTTTTATTCTGTAGTTGCTGTAGTGGGTTGTCAAATGCAACAATATATTGGAGCTGCAGTGACTCATCAGTTAGTCAATGATTAGAGAATTGattgttttatcattattttagtCACATTTAAAGCTGGTTCCAGTTTCTGAAATGTGAAGATTGTTGATTTTCTTGATCAAATATGACTGTAAACTTAATGtctttaaaatgtaacaaaaattaaatacttaatgtttgatatttaatgtcatGTTTCATGTGAAAACTTTGATCACACTCGatcatttatacatttaaatacAGACACTAAATGATACAGGCCTGTATATTGTGGAGGATAGACAGACATTGCCCTGAGCTGTGTCTGGCAGGCAGAGCGTCTCCACAAATCTGATGCTTCTGATTTGGAGTAAATGAGCTGAGGGAGACACCTGGAATCTCGGCCTGGACACAAAGGGAATAAAATCAGCAGAGTTATAACAAGTGGTGATGTTGAATGATTGGCAAATAAACATCTCTTTTAATAATGGACAAAACTGGTTGAAATCGTTGCTCCAAAGCTTCTTTAGAAACTTGGCTTCAAAGAGGAAAACCCAAAGGTTTCCTTCTTCTctcatacataaaatacagttcTTAATCTTAGTAACATGAAAAACTATTTTGTTgtcttgttttaaatgtgttctCTAAATGTGCCTTATCCAGTGTgtccaacatgttttttttaaacatcggTTGGACAGATGGACAAACACAAGCACAGCAGAGGAGATTGTTTGGGTAGACGTGGAGGACAAATGcttttttattcatgttttgcCTGGAAAGTCTGCAGACGTTTTAGTGTCTCATGAAGaatgtgaagtttctcttcagctCATTATCTCTGTAAATAAATAGGctccaaatgcagaaaaagaaatcctcaaaTTGCTCTTACTGTGGTGCTTAATGCTACAATTTATACTGGGATTTTTGACGGGATCAGAAATGATCAGCCTCTCTAGAGATGGTTTggaccagggctggactg
The sequence above is a segment of the Oreochromis aureus strain Israel breed Guangdong linkage group 3, ZZ_aureus, whole genome shotgun sequence genome. Coding sequences within it:
- the LOC120438159 gene encoding tripartite motif-containing protein 16-like → MAQKGVQLDRETFSCSICLDLLKDPVTTACGHSYCMNCIQGFWDEEDRKGIHSCPQCRKTFTPRPVLEKNIMLAALVEQLKKTGLQAAPADHCYAGPEDVACDGCTGRKRKAIKSCLVCLISYCEKHLQPHYDAAPLKKHKLVAPSKKLQENICSRHDEVMKIFCRTDQQSICYLCTVDEHKGHETVPAAAERTEKQKELEVRRLNIQQRIQEREKDVKLLQQEVEAINGSADKAVEDSEKMFTELIRLIQKRSSDVKQQVRSQQETEVSRVKELQEKLEQKIAELKRKDGELEQLSHTEDHNQFLHNYPSLSALSESTHSSSINIRPLRYFEDVTAAVSETRDKLQDILREEWTNISLTVTEEDVLLSPPEPKTRAGFLKYSHEITLDPNTANTHLLLSEGNRKVTLMKQQQSYSDHPDRFTDYSQVLSRESLTGRCYWEVEWRGEGVFVAVAYKNISRAGSSNNCLFGYNMKSWALYCDTNSYKFFHNNILTDLSGPRSSRVGVYLDHRAGIRSFYSVSETMTLLHRVQTTFTQPLYAGLWLTHGDGVTAELIKVK